A genomic stretch from Rhodomicrobium vannielii ATCC 17100 includes:
- the parE gene encoding DNA topoisomerase IV subunit B: protein MTKHSAAVTRDLFGEGSEPEKPKAGGSAARGASPAESYTAADIEVLEGLEPVRRRPGMYIGGTDEKAMHHLFAEVIDNAMDEAVAGYASFIEVALDADGTLSVADNGRGIPIDPHPKYPGKSALEVIMTTLHSGGKFNSKVYSTSGGLHGVGISVVNALAEKLEVEVARNGKLYRQTFARGLPTSKLEDVGVVRNRRGTTVRFHPDPEIFKERATFRPVRIFKMARAKAYLFGGVEIRWTCAPELLKGDADVPEKAVFHFPGGLRDFLSSRIEKLTTVTKDVFSGRVQKEGGHGSVEWAIAWIADDDGFMQSYCNTVPTPEGGTHEAGLRAALTKSLRAYGELTNNKRAAQVTADDVFVASGAMLSVFFREPEFQGQTKDRLSSAEAARIVENTVKDAFDHWLTASPQQANGLLEFVIERAEERLRKRREKETQRQKATRRLRLPGKLADCSKNAKDDTEIFIVEGDSAGGSAKQARDRATQAILPLRGKILNVASASRDKLAQNQLLSDLTLALGCGTGKHYIDTDLRYDRVIIMTDADVDGAHIASLLITFFYRQMPDLIRNGHLFLAVPPLYRLSQGGKTAYARDDAHLAELKRTVFNGRGKLEVSRFKGLGEMMPAQLKETTMDRKKRMMLRVEIAGRGGDLNGVDTKSEETAAAEVVEQLMGNKPEARFRFIQERAAFAEPEALDI, encoded by the coding sequence ATGACCAAGCACAGCGCAGCGGTGACACGCGATCTTTTCGGCGAAGGCAGCGAGCCCGAAAAGCCGAAGGCGGGTGGTAGCGCGGCGCGTGGCGCGTCGCCTGCCGAAAGCTACACCGCAGCCGACATCGAGGTGCTGGAGGGGCTGGAGCCGGTTCGTCGGCGCCCCGGCATGTATATCGGCGGCACGGACGAAAAGGCGATGCATCACCTCTTCGCGGAGGTGATCGACAACGCCATGGACGAGGCCGTGGCCGGATATGCGAGCTTCATCGAAGTCGCGCTCGACGCCGACGGCACGCTTTCCGTCGCGGATAACGGGCGCGGCATTCCGATCGACCCGCATCCGAAATATCCCGGCAAATCCGCGCTCGAAGTCATCATGACCACGCTGCACTCGGGCGGCAAGTTCAACTCGAAGGTTTACTCCACCAGCGGCGGCTTGCACGGCGTCGGTATCTCGGTGGTGAATGCGCTTGCGGAGAAGCTCGAAGTCGAGGTTGCGCGAAACGGCAAGCTTTACCGCCAGACTTTCGCGCGCGGTTTGCCAACTTCCAAGCTGGAAGACGTTGGCGTTGTCCGCAACAGGCGCGGCACGACCGTGCGCTTCCATCCCGACCCCGAGATTTTCAAGGAACGCGCCACGTTCCGCCCCGTCCGCATCTTCAAGATGGCGCGCGCGAAGGCTTATCTCTTCGGCGGCGTGGAAATCCGCTGGACCTGCGCGCCGGAGCTTCTGAAGGGCGACGCCGACGTTCCCGAGAAGGCCGTCTTTCATTTCCCCGGCGGCCTTCGCGACTTCCTTTCCTCGCGCATTGAGAAGCTGACGACCGTCACGAAGGACGTGTTCTCGGGGCGCGTTCAGAAGGAGGGCGGGCACGGCAGCGTCGAATGGGCCATCGCCTGGATCGCGGACGACGACGGCTTCATGCAGTCGTACTGTAATACCGTCCCGACCCCGGAAGGCGGCACGCACGAGGCGGGCTTGCGCGCGGCGCTCACCAAGTCGCTACGCGCTTACGGCGAACTGACGAACAACAAACGCGCCGCGCAGGTCACGGCGGACGACGTTTTCGTCGCCTCCGGTGCGATGCTCTCCGTCTTCTTCCGTGAGCCGGAATTTCAGGGGCAGACGAAGGACAGGCTGTCCTCGGCGGAGGCCGCGCGTATCGTCGAGAACACGGTCAAGGATGCGTTCGATCACTGGCTGACCGCGTCGCCGCAGCAGGCAAACGGCCTTCTGGAATTCGTCATCGAGCGCGCGGAAGAGCGCCTTCGGAAGCGGCGAGAGAAGGAAACCCAGCGCCAAAAGGCGACGCGCAGGCTCAGGTTGCCCGGCAAGCTCGCGGACTGCTCGAAGAACGCGAAGGACGACACCGAAATCTTCATCGTCGAGGGCGACTCGGCCGGCGGCTCGGCGAAGCAGGCGCGCGACCGCGCTACGCAGGCCATTCTGCCGTTGCGCGGCAAGATCCTGAACGTCGCCAGCGCCTCCCGCGACAAGCTTGCGCAGAACCAGCTTCTGTCAGACCTGACGCTCGCGCTCGGCTGCGGCACAGGCAAGCATTACATTGACACCGACCTCCGCTATGACCGCGTCATCATCATGACCGACGCGGATGTGGACGGCGCGCATATCGCGTCACTGCTGATCACGTTTTTCTATCGCCAGATGCCAGATCTGATCCGCAACGGCCACCTCTTCCTCGCTGTGCCGCCTCTCTACCGTCTCAGCCAAGGTGGCAAGACGGCCTATGCCCGCGACGATGCGCACCTCGCGGAGTTGAAACGCACCGTCTTCAACGGACGCGGCAAGCTCGAAGTCAGCCGCTTCAAGGGCCTAGGCGAGATGATGCCCGCGCAGTTGAAAGAAACGACGATGGACCGAAAGAAGCGCATGATGCTCCGCGTGGAGATCGCGGGGCGCGGCGGCGACCTGAACGGCGTCGATACAAAGTCCGAAGAGACGGCGGCGGCCGAGGTCGTAGAGCAACTGATGGGGAACAAGCCGGAAGCGCGCTTCCGGTTCATTCAGGAGCGCGCCGCATTCGCCGAGCCGGAAGCGCTGGACATCTGA
- a CDS encoding P22 phage major capsid protein family protein: protein MDLRFPTKDLTLSIDRFAERYLKHPMIALANQVDLDVLSLYKSVWNWVGTPGQTLDGYKSFIAAPQRLDEMAVPSPRTACLSPADFYGMASSFTSLHVPDVAKTALEKSRLPLVGNTDCYASQNVVNYTVGDHAGTPVISATASANGVTNTGVTTWLATKDTDETAILVDGLTEGATLNAGDVFTIAGVHAVNPVTKQVLPYLQQFVVKAPVTATGCADAVKVSPAIIVSSQHQTVSAAPAANAALTFAGAAGANYPQNLVFHENAFALCMVPMELPEGAAKKARQSYNGLSIRVICDYDIVNDINMWRLDILYGVKPIYPDLATRLSGSAA, encoded by the coding sequence GTGGACCTGCGCTTCCCGACGAAAGACCTCACGCTCTCCATCGACCGCTTCGCCGAGCGCTACCTCAAGCATCCGATGATCGCGCTGGCGAACCAGGTCGATCTCGACGTGCTGTCGCTTTACAAGTCGGTGTGGAACTGGGTCGGCACGCCGGGGCAGACGCTCGACGGCTACAAGTCGTTCATCGCCGCGCCGCAGCGCCTCGACGAAATGGCGGTGCCGAGCCCGCGCACAGCCTGTCTCTCGCCCGCCGACTTCTACGGCATGGCGTCGAGCTTCACGAGCCTGCACGTGCCGGATGTGGCGAAGACCGCGCTTGAAAAGTCGCGCCTTCCGCTCGTCGGCAACACCGATTGTTACGCCTCGCAGAACGTCGTCAACTACACCGTGGGCGATCACGCAGGCACGCCCGTGATCTCGGCCACGGCGTCGGCGAACGGCGTCACGAACACCGGCGTAACGACCTGGCTCGCCACGAAGGACACGGACGAGACGGCGATCCTCGTGGACGGGCTGACGGAAGGCGCGACGCTCAATGCCGGCGACGTCTTCACCATCGCGGGCGTCCATGCCGTGAACCCCGTCACGAAGCAGGTGCTGCCCTATCTCCAGCAGTTCGTCGTGAAGGCGCCCGTTACGGCGACCGGCTGCGCGGACGCGGTCAAGGTGTCGCCCGCGATCATTGTTTCGAGCCAGCATCAGACCGTGAGCGCGGCCCCTGCCGCCAACGCGGCGCTCACATTCGCGGGCGCTGCGGGCGCGAACTATCCGCAGAACCTCGTCTTCCATGAGAACGCGTTCGCGCTCTGCATGGTGCCGATGGAACTGCCGGAGGGCGCGGCCAAGAAGGCGCGGCAGAGCTACAACGGCCTCTCGATCCGCGTCATCTGCGACTACGACATCGTCAACGACATCAACATGTGGCGGCTCGACATCCTCTACGGCGTGAAGCCGATCTACCCCGACCTCGCCACGCGCCTTTCCGGTTCGGCCGCGTAA
- a CDS encoding outer membrane protein codes for MKLLSGIAGLTLASVVAIASANSADLYRGQAGGYKDGPIVAPVATWTGFYAGLNVGYGWNDDADADGIIGGGQIGYNWQGAFGTSPLVLGVETDIQGSDIKNDNDDKLNYFGTVRGRLGYALGNSLVYATGGFAYGEFDGADKTSTGYTVGGGVEHKFTPNLSVKAEYLYTDLGDNDSDNADFNTVRVGLNYHFGATGYEPLK; via the coding sequence ATGAAACTTCTTTCCGGCATCGCGGGCCTGACGCTTGCTAGCGTCGTGGCTATCGCTTCTGCAAATTCGGCTGACCTTTATCGTGGCCAGGCTGGCGGTTACAAGGACGGCCCGATCGTTGCTCCTGTTGCGACCTGGACCGGCTTCTACGCTGGTCTCAACGTCGGCTACGGCTGGAACGACGACGCTGACGCCGACGGCATCATCGGTGGTGGCCAGATCGGCTACAATTGGCAGGGCGCGTTCGGCACGAGCCCGCTGGTTCTTGGTGTCGAAACCGACATCCAGGGTTCGGACATCAAGAACGACAACGACGACAAGCTGAATTACTTCGGCACGGTTCGCGGTCGCCTCGGTTATGCGCTCGGCAACTCGCTTGTTTATGCTACGGGCGGTTTCGCTTATGGCGAGTTTGACGGTGCAGACAAGACCTCGACCGGTTATACCGTTGGCGGCGGCGTTGAGCACAAGTTCACGCCGAACCTGTCGGTCAAGGCTGAATACCTGTACACCGATCTCGGTGACAACGATTCCGACAACGCCGACTTCAACACCGTCCGCGTCGGCCTGAACTACCACTTCGGCGCTACGGGCTACGAGCCCCTGAAGTAG
- a CDS encoding DNA-packaging protein, translated as MPSNSATKWNASFLASLTPERRAEFLSQLTPRELKSLRFDWAFWSRPEQLEPPGGWHTWLILAGRGAGKTRTGAEWVRACVCGPTPLSAGRYSRFALVAETAADARDVIVEGPSGLLAIHPRGFRPKFEPSKRRLTWPNGAVAMLYNATEPDQLRGPQHDAAWCDELAKWRYARETWDMLQFGLRLGHDPRQIVTTTPRPIAIIREFLGKEGHGVVLTRGSTYDNRANLAQNYFNTIVRSYEGTRLGRQEINAELLDDVAGALWTRSLLDQHRIARGTPLPRFDRVVVGIDPAARPSGAGDKTSETGIVVCGLGEDGRGYVLDDLSNRQGPMGWAQKAVAGFDLYEADALVVEINQGGAMVETVLRAVRGGLPIRAVRATRGKTVRAEPIAALYAQGRVSHVGALPTLEDQMVQFTPFGIEGDGAADRVDALVWALADLFPRMIRPVPDAAMWDDERDGAPSGWLG; from the coding sequence ATGCCGAGCAACTCCGCGACGAAATGGAACGCAAGCTTTCTCGCATCGCTGACGCCGGAGCGACGGGCGGAATTCCTCTCGCAACTGACGCCAAGGGAGCTGAAAAGTCTGCGGTTTGATTGGGCGTTCTGGTCGAGACCCGAGCAACTCGAACCGCCGGGCGGCTGGCATACATGGCTGATCCTGGCGGGACGCGGCGCGGGCAAGACACGCACCGGCGCGGAGTGGGTGCGCGCGTGCGTCTGCGGGCCGACGCCGCTCTCGGCCGGGCGTTATTCGCGTTTCGCGCTCGTGGCGGAGACGGCGGCGGATGCGCGCGACGTGATCGTGGAGGGGCCGAGCGGCCTTCTCGCCATCCATCCGCGCGGCTTTCGGCCGAAATTCGAGCCATCGAAGCGTCGTCTCACCTGGCCGAACGGCGCGGTTGCGATGCTCTATAATGCGACGGAGCCGGATCAATTGCGCGGCCCGCAGCATGACGCGGCATGGTGCGACGAACTCGCGAAGTGGCGCTATGCACGCGAAACCTGGGACATGTTGCAATTCGGCCTCCGGCTCGGCCATGACCCCCGTCAGATTGTGACCACAACGCCACGCCCTATTGCGATTATTCGCGAATTCCTCGGCAAAGAGGGCCATGGCGTCGTCTTGACGCGCGGCAGCACGTATGACAATCGCGCCAACTTAGCGCAAAATTACTTTAATACGATCGTGAGAAGTTACGAAGGAACAAGACTTGGGAGGCAGGAAATCAATGCAGAACTCTTGGACGACGTTGCTGGCGCTCTTTGGACGCGATCTCTGCTGGATCAGCACCGCATTGCTCGGGGAACTCCGCTTCCCCGGTTTGACCGTGTTGTGGTGGGGATCGACCCCGCGGCGCGCCCAAGCGGGGCGGGTGATAAGACTTCAGAAACTGGGATTGTCGTCTGTGGCCTCGGCGAAGACGGCCGCGGCTACGTCCTTGACGATCTCTCCAACCGACAAGGGCCAATGGGCTGGGCTCAGAAAGCGGTCGCAGGCTTCGACCTGTACGAAGCAGACGCACTGGTGGTTGAAATAAATCAGGGCGGCGCGATGGTCGAAACGGTCCTGCGCGCGGTGCGTGGTGGGCTCCCGATCCGGGCCGTTCGCGCAACCCGTGGCAAGACCGTGCGCGCGGAGCCTATCGCCGCGCTCTATGCGCAGGGCCGCGTGAGCCATGTCGGCGCGCTCCCGACGCTCGAAGACCAGATGGTGCAGTTCACGCCCTTCGGCATCGAGGGCGACGGCGCGGCCGACCGCGTCGATGCGCTCGTTTGGGCGCTGGCCGACCTGTTCCCGCGCATGATCCGCCCGGTTCCCGACGCCGCGATGTGGGACGATGAGCGCGACGGCGCCCCCAGCGGTTGGCTGGGGTAG
- a CDS encoding extracellular solute-binding protein yields the protein MTVSAAAEPRGGIAMHDAPKYADGFTSLGYVNPAAPKGGTLRLAVLGSFDSVNPFIIKGAPVAGAREYVYETLLARTYDEPFSLYGLIAASVDTPEDRSSVTFQLRPEARFADGKPITPDDVLFSWKLLKEKGRPNHRGYYSKVVKAEKIGERGVKFTFDGADREMPLIMGLMPVLPSHALTPESFEKTSFDKPIASGPYVVEEIEPGASITYRKNPSWWGRDLAVSRGQYNFDRIRIDYYRDRTTMMEAFRKGLFDVLGDSDPIDAVRWADSFDFPAVENGLVKKLAFDVNVPAPMSALAFNTRREVFADRRVREALTEVFDFEWLNKMLYRGLYARTESFFDRSELSSHGRRATDAERALLAPYAAELAPGILDGTFSQPQTDASGTNREGRKRAIQLLDEAGYELRDGRMVSKATGAPLSFEMLCVSREQERLLLAYSHALAQIGVEGRVRMIDSAQFQRRATSFDFDLMQTTWASSLSPGNEQSFRWSSASAKQDGSFNYAGVESKGADAMIAAMLSAKTRAEFVAAVRALDRVLLSGHYAIPLYYAPKQWIAAWAQLRQPPVSTLYGARLETWWAEPSKSAAKGAGTAEGEH from the coding sequence ATGACCGTTTCGGCCGCTGCCGAACCGCGCGGCGGCATCGCCATGCACGATGCGCCGAAATATGCGGATGGCTTTACGAGCCTCGGCTATGTGAACCCAGCCGCGCCGAAGGGCGGCACGCTTCGGCTCGCGGTGCTCGGCTCCTTCGACAGCGTGAACCCGTTCATCATCAAGGGCGCGCCGGTGGCGGGCGCGCGCGAATATGTCTATGAGACGCTGCTCGCGCGAACCTATGACGAGCCATTCTCGCTCTATGGTTTGATCGCCGCAAGCGTGGACACGCCCGAAGACCGCAGTTCGGTGACGTTTCAGCTGCGCCCGGAGGCGCGCTTCGCCGACGGAAAGCCGATTACGCCCGACGACGTGCTGTTCTCGTGGAAGCTGCTGAAGGAGAAGGGCCGCCCCAACCATCGCGGCTATTATTCGAAGGTGGTCAAGGCCGAGAAGATCGGCGAACGCGGCGTGAAGTTCACCTTCGACGGCGCCGACCGCGAGATGCCGCTCATCATGGGCCTGATGCCGGTGCTTCCGAGCCACGCGCTGACGCCGGAGAGCTTCGAGAAGACCAGCTTCGACAAGCCGATTGCGAGCGGTCCTTACGTCGTCGAGGAGATCGAGCCGGGCGCGAGCATCACCTACCGCAAGAATCCCAGCTGGTGGGGCCGCGATCTGGCTGTCAGCCGCGGGCAGTATAATTTCGACCGCATCCGCATCGATTATTACCGCGACCGCACGACCATGATGGAGGCGTTCCGCAAGGGCCTGTTCGACGTGCTGGGCGACAGCGATCCCATCGACGCGGTGCGCTGGGCGGATTCGTTCGATTTCCCCGCCGTGGAAAATGGCCTCGTCAAGAAGCTTGCCTTCGATGTGAACGTGCCCGCGCCCATGTCGGCGCTCGCGTTCAACACGCGCCGCGAGGTGTTCGCGGATCGCCGCGTCCGCGAGGCGCTGACGGAGGTCTTCGACTTCGAGTGGCTCAACAAGATGCTTTATCGCGGCCTGTACGCGCGCACCGAGAGCTTCTTCGACCGGTCGGAGCTGTCGTCGCATGGCCGGCGCGCGACGGATGCGGAGCGTGCGCTGCTCGCGCCCTACGCGGCCGAGCTTGCGCCTGGCATCCTCGACGGCACCTTCAGCCAGCCCCAGACCGATGCCTCGGGTACGAACCGTGAGGGCCGCAAGCGTGCGATCCAGCTGCTGGACGAGGCGGGCTACGAGCTTCGCGACGGTCGCATGGTGTCGAAGGCGACGGGGGCGCCGCTCTCTTTTGAGATGCTCTGCGTGAGCCGCGAGCAGGAGCGGCTGCTTCTCGCCTATTCGCACGCGCTGGCGCAAATCGGCGTGGAAGGCCGCGTCCGCATGATCGACTCCGCGCAGTTCCAGCGCCGCGCGACTTCCTTCGACTTCGACCTGATGCAAACGACATGGGCGTCGTCGCTCTCGCCGGGCAACGAGCAGAGCTTCCGCTGGTCGAGCGCATCGGCAAAGCAGGACGGCAGCTTCAACTATGCGGGCGTCGAGAGCAAAGGCGCCGATGCGATGATCGCGGCGATGCTTTCGGCGAAGACGCGCGCTGAGTTCGTGGCCGCCGTGCGCGCGCTCGACCGCGTGCTGCTCTCGGGCCATTACGCCATCCCGCTTTACTACGCGCCGAAACAGTGGATCGCCGCGTGGGCGCAGTTGCGCCAGCCGCCGGTTTCGACGCTCTATGGCGCGCGGCTCGAAACCTGGTGGGCCGAGCCATCGAAAAGCGCGGCAAAGGGCGCGGGGACAGCGGAAGGTGAGCACTAA
- a CDS encoding portal protein, with translation MPQIDIVREARERLEAAWLQDRENREDAFTDLKFLAGDQWPAAVRQQREAQSRPCLTINRLPQFVHQVANSVRMNPPQIKAIPAGGEATEALAEIYSGLFRHIQYRSNATHVFAHAVHYAVACGIGHFRLATDYIDDNAFEQEILIRRIQHPLSVFWDPAAIEPSRADADYCLVSEMIGKKEFEARFPHAAATDFDTPSDGNAESGLFWASRDAVRVCEYWVKRPVVRTIARLARGETVDITGVDPAELPRLGIVATRKVRSHKVERYLLSGSEVLEGPNAWAGRYIPIFPVIGAETALETKTVRSGLIRAARDPQQLYNFWRSAAVEAIALAPRSPFLATPAMIAKFKAQWDTQNTVARPYLLYEPDPDAPGSRPTREPPPGVPTALTQESAIAADEMKATTGIYDAALGARSNEISGVAIRARESQGGNAALHYQDNLMATLHHLGKALIDLVPKIYDSERTLRIMREDDSHDPVRINAAVMGVDGKPMLLNDLSQGIYDVRVKIGPAYATRRSEAADAMLQFIRAVPQAAGIAGDLVAKNMDWPGADEIAARLKRTLPPQVTGETLSAEAQAAQARQQALAEAELARAQSMAAKSGADAAKAEAAAQQAALDAAKAEAELRATAVAAESPAAAI, from the coding sequence TTGCCCCAAATCGATATCGTTCGGGAGGCGCGGGAGCGCCTCGAAGCCGCATGGCTGCAGGATCGCGAGAACCGCGAAGATGCGTTCACCGATCTGAAGTTCCTCGCGGGCGACCAGTGGCCCGCCGCCGTGCGCCAGCAGCGCGAGGCGCAGAGCCGCCCATGCCTCACCATCAACCGCCTGCCGCAATTCGTGCATCAGGTGGCGAACAGCGTGCGCATGAACCCGCCGCAGATCAAGGCGATCCCGGCGGGCGGCGAGGCGACGGAAGCGCTGGCGGAGATCTATTCCGGCCTGTTCCGGCACATCCAGTATCGCTCGAACGCGACGCATGTTTTCGCGCATGCTGTGCATTACGCGGTCGCATGTGGCATCGGCCATTTCCGCCTCGCCACCGACTATATAGACGACAACGCTTTCGAGCAGGAAATCCTGATCCGGCGCATCCAGCATCCGCTTTCGGTGTTCTGGGACCCGGCGGCCATCGAGCCGAGCCGCGCCGATGCCGATTACTGCCTCGTGTCTGAGATGATCGGGAAGAAGGAATTCGAGGCGCGCTTCCCCCATGCGGCGGCGACCGATTTCGACACGCCGTCCGACGGCAACGCGGAAAGCGGCTTGTTCTGGGCGAGCCGCGATGCCGTGCGCGTGTGCGAATACTGGGTGAAGCGCCCGGTCGTGCGCACCATCGCGCGGCTCGCGAGGGGCGAAACGGTGGACATCACCGGGGTCGACCCGGCGGAACTGCCGCGCCTTGGCATCGTGGCGACGCGTAAGGTCCGCTCGCACAAGGTGGAACGCTATCTGCTTTCTGGTAGCGAAGTGCTGGAAGGCCCGAACGCCTGGGCGGGGCGCTACATCCCGATTTTCCCGGTGATCGGTGCTGAAACGGCGCTGGAGACGAAGACCGTCCGCAGCGGCCTCATCCGCGCCGCGCGCGACCCGCAGCAGCTCTATAATTTCTGGCGCTCGGCGGCGGTCGAAGCCATCGCGCTGGCACCGCGCTCACCTTTCCTCGCGACGCCCGCCATGATCGCCAAGTTCAAGGCGCAGTGGGACACGCAAAACACGGTCGCGCGCCCCTATCTCCTGTATGAGCCGGACCCGGATGCACCGGGCAGCCGTCCGACGCGCGAGCCGCCGCCGGGCGTGCCGACCGCGCTGACGCAGGAAAGCGCCATCGCCGCCGATGAGATGAAAGCCACCACCGGCATCTATGACGCCGCGCTCGGCGCGCGCTCGAACGAGATTTCGGGCGTGGCGATACGCGCGCGCGAAAGCCAGGGTGGCAACGCGGCGCTGCATTATCAGGATAATCTGATGGCGACGCTGCATCACCTCGGCAAGGCGCTGATCGACCTCGTGCCTAAGATCTACGATAGCGAGCGCACGCTTCGCATCATGCGCGAGGACGACAGCCACGATCCCGTGCGCATCAACGCCGCCGTGATGGGCGTGGACGGCAAGCCCATGCTGCTGAACGACCTTAGCCAAGGCATTTACGACGTGCGCGTGAAGATCGGGCCGGCTTACGCCACGCGCCGCTCGGAAGCCGCCGACGCGATGCTCCAGTTCATCCGCGCCGTACCGCAGGCGGCGGGCATCGCGGGCGACCTCGTCGCGAAGAACATGGACTGGCCGGGTGCGGACGAAATCGCTGCGCGGCTGAAGCGCACGTTGCCGCCGCAGGTCACGGGCGAGACGCTATCGGCCGAGGCTCAGGCCGCGCAGGCACGTCAGCAGGCGCTCGCCGAAGCCGAACTCGCACGTGCGCAGAGCATGGCCGCGAAGTCCGGGGCGGACGCCGCCAAGGCCGAGGCCGCCGCTCAGCAGGCCGCGCTTGATGCGGCGAAAGCCGAAGCCGAGCTGCGGGCGACGGCCGTTGCAGCCGAAAGCCCCGCCGCCGCCATCTAG
- a CDS encoding invasion associated locus B family protein, whose amino-acid sequence MVFTKLARAAVIGAVAASALTLGVTGVMAQDKGKAKPAATEQKQAAGDQKPADIWYKLCIDVPVAEATKPGEQPKQQKPEDLKKVNVCLTQVDVRDNATAILIGKIAVRQVAGQEKPQMLAMLPLGSALPPGALVKVDDKEPIKLAYTTCDQAGCYAEANIEPALIDDMKKGKQIAYLGIDVTGRALSIPLPLEGFAKAIEGQPVPVDKYNADQQKIAEVIKQRLATLRAQQEAAAKNPQGAAAPAAPKK is encoded by the coding sequence ATGGTTTTCACAAAGCTCGCGAGAGCGGCGGTGATCGGGGCCGTCGCAGCGTCGGCGCTCACGCTCGGCGTGACCGGCGTCATGGCGCAGGACAAGGGCAAGGCCAAGCCTGCCGCCACGGAACAGAAGCAGGCCGCTGGCGACCAGAAGCCTGCGGATATCTGGTACAAGCTCTGCATCGACGTCCCGGTGGCCGAAGCCACGAAGCCGGGCGAACAGCCGAAGCAGCAGAAGCCGGAAGACCTGAAGAAGGTCAACGTCTGCCTTACGCAGGTTGACGTGCGCGACAACGCGACCGCCATCCTCATCGGCAAGATCGCGGTTCGTCAGGTCGCCGGGCAGGAGAAGCCGCAGATGCTCGCCATGCTGCCGCTCGGTTCGGCCCTGCCCCCCGGAGCCCTCGTCAAGGTTGACGACAAGGAGCCGATCAAGCTCGCCTACACGACTTGCGATCAGGCCGGCTGCTACGCTGAAGCCAACATCGAGCCCGCCCTCATCGACGACATGAAGAAGGGCAAGCAGATCGCGTATCTCGGCATCGACGTGACAGGCCGCGCGCTCAGCATTCCGCTGCCGCTCGAAGGCTTCGCCAAGGCTATCGAAGGTCAGCCTGTGCCGGTCGACAAGTACAACGCCGACCAGCAGAAGATCGCGGAAGTCATCAAGCAGCGCCTCGCCACGCTTCGCGCTCAGCAGGAAGCTGCCGCGAAGAACCCGCAGGGTGCGGCGGCTCCCGCAGCTCCGAAGAAGTAA
- a CDS encoding outer membrane protein yields the protein MYKYVDTATGYVLGGGVEYKFTSKLSLKAEYQYLNFGRNVPVLGGDDTLASAGSTAKDDAFHTVRFGLNYHVGSTYEPMK from the coding sequence ATCTACAAGTATGTCGACACGGCCACCGGCTACGTCCTCGGTGGCGGCGTCGAATACAAGTTCACCTCGAAGCTTTCGCTCAAGGCCGAATATCAATATCTGAACTTCGGCAGAAACGTTCCGGTTCTCGGTGGCGACGATACGCTTGCCTCGGCCGGTTCGACGGCGAAGGACGACGCGTTCCACACCGTTCGCTTCGGTCTGAACTATCACGTCGGCTCAACCTATGAGCCCATGAAGTAA
- a CDS encoding PhzF family phenazine biosynthesis protein, whose protein sequence is MERRYAVWDVFTASALSGNPLAVVLDSGELSGEQMQAIAREFNLSETVFVLPPRLPAHTAHVRIFTPAAELPFAGHPTVGVAIQLADDRISGAAADCDCLIVLEEEIGSIRVGVVGRRGRAPYAEFDVPKLPELSGAPAHDDRIAAALGLAPGEIGFANHKPSQYDAGTPFTFVPVRDLEAMGRAHIVAQHWEEAFHGSGGKVYLYCRETIQHNASFHARMFSPSLGVAEDPATGSAAAAFSAVIHRFDILPEGTSDFAIEQGIEMGRPSEIKLEIEISSRKLRRVRIGGFARLVMRGKLSV, encoded by the coding sequence ATGGAACGGCGATATGCAGTGTGGGACGTGTTCACCGCCTCGGCGCTTTCGGGCAACCCGCTGGCCGTAGTCCTCGACTCGGGTGAACTTTCGGGCGAGCAGATGCAGGCCATCGCGCGCGAATTCAATCTCTCGGAAACCGTGTTCGTGCTGCCGCCGCGATTGCCCGCCCATACGGCCCATGTGCGCATTTTCACCCCGGCGGCCGAGTTGCCTTTTGCCGGTCACCCAACCGTCGGCGTGGCGATCCAGCTCGCGGATGACCGGATATCCGGCGCCGCCGCCGATTGCGACTGCCTGATCGTTCTGGAAGAGGAGATCGGCAGCATCCGCGTCGGCGTCGTCGGCAGGCGCGGCCGTGCGCCTTACGCGGAATTCGATGTGCCGAAGTTGCCCGAGCTTTCCGGCGCACCCGCGCATGATGATCGCATCGCGGCAGCGCTGGGCCTCGCGCCGGGGGAAATCGGCTTCGCCAATCACAAGCCATCGCAATACGACGCAGGAACTCCCTTCACCTTCGTTCCCGTGCGCGACCTAGAAGCGATGGGCCGCGCGCATATCGTGGCGCAGCATTGGGAAGAGGCCTTCCACGGCTCCGGCGGCAAGGTGTATCTCTATTGCCGCGAAACCATCCAGCATAACGCATCGTTTCACGCCCGCATGTTTTCGCCCTCACTGGGCGTGGCGGAAGACCCTGCGACCGGCTCGGCGGCCGCTGCATTTTCGGCTGTGATCCATCGCTTCGACATTCTGCCCGAGGGCACGTCTGACTTTGCCATCGAGCAAGGCATCGAGATGGGACGCCCGAGCGAAATCAAACTCGAAATCGAAATATCGTCGCGCAAGCTGAGACGCGTCCGCATTGGCGGATTCGCCCGCCTCGTCATGCGCGGAAAGCTGTCCGTGTAG